In one window of bacterium DNA:
- a CDS encoding TOBE domain-containing protein produces MKYGARNQIIGRVSEIKKGTMMCQVKLEIPAGAKMASVMTLDSLDELGLKPGDNVKVIVKAVNVLLVKE; encoded by the coding sequence ATGAAGTACGGCGCGCGTAATCAGATCATCGGTAGGGTGAGCGAGATCAAGAAAGGCACCATGATGTGTCAGGTCAAGCTCGAGATTCCCGCCGGAGCGAAGATGGCCTCGGTGATGACTCTCGATTCGCTCGATGAACTCGGCCTCAAGCCCGGCGACAACGTGAAGGTCATCGTCAAGGCCGTGAACGTGCTGCTCGTGAAAGAGTAG